A genomic segment from Salvelinus alpinus chromosome 8, SLU_Salpinus.1, whole genome shotgun sequence encodes:
- the pdcd6 gene encoding programmed cell death protein 6 isoform X2 — protein sequence MFDRENKGGVNFNEFAGVWKYITDWQNIFRTYDRDNSGFIDKNELKQALTGFGYRLSDQFYNTLIEKFDRQRKGQVAFDDFIQCCIVLQRLTDVFRRYDTDQDGWIQVSYEQYLSMVFNVV from the exons ATGTTTGACAGGGAGAACAAAGGAGGGGTGAACTTCAATGAGTTTGCGGGCGTGTGGAAGTACATCACGGACTGGCAGAACATCTTCCGCACCTACGACAGAGACAACTCAGGCTTCATCGACAAGAACGAGCTGAAGCAGGCACTGACTGGATTCG GGTATCGTCTCTCAGACCAGTTCTACAACACTCTCATAGAGAAGTTTGATCGGCAGAGGAAGGGACAAGTGGCCTTCGATGACTTCATCCAGTGTTGTATTGTTCTACAG AGGTTGACCGATGTGTTCAGGAGGTACGACACGGACCAAGACGGCTGGATCCAGGTTTCCTATGAACAGTATCTATCCATGGTTTTCAACGTTGTATAG